The stretch of DNA TGTGGTGCCCAGGGAGAGCGGGTGAGACCCTCTGGCAAGGTGCGTAGCCCCCGGCCCCTCACCTTGCCCTGCCAGTGAGGCAGCTGGAGCACCCTGGCCAGGGGACGCAGAACCGGGGACATGGGTAGCAGGGAGACCCGCTGGCTGCGAACCGGCCAGGACCACTGTTATCCCAGATGGAGCAGCCGCTCCCGGGCACGAGACCTTGGCACAAGGACGTGCTGTTGTTTGTGTGAAGAACCGAAACAGAGCCTGGGCAGAGCCACTCCTCCAGCtccgggctgggggggctggaggggcacGAGCCCCTCTGTGCCCCTCAGGAGGGGACACGTAGGGACAGTCACGCTGCACCATGGCACATTAAGGCAAATTCTCCAGGCGGCCAGTCCCCAGAGCGGCACACAGAGACCCACAGCCTGCTGGGAAGCTGTGCCAAAAAGGCATCCGGGCCCCTCAGGAAGGTCTGGTTAACTGGGACCCCCCCCCTAACGCTCACCGGCTCCCAACACCACCTCAGCATCTCCTCTGGGCGTCCCTTGGGGGTCCCACGCTGTTGCCGTGCTGCTGGGCTGCCTGCTGCGTCCGCTGAGCCTGCGAGGAGAAGGGACGGCAGCCCTCCCGCGGCACCGGGGATGGCACCGGGTGCTGCAGGCATCGGGGACGGGATTTGGGTCCCAGCACCTACCTTGGGCACCAGGAAGGTGCCTCTCCAtcggggcaggagggagcacgGCTGGTCTGGCTGGCTGAGTCCACGCGTGCTCCAGCACCGCTCGCCTGgtcagggcaggatgaggcccagGCCACAGCTTGGACCTGCCCGGACCCACCTGGACCCTTGGGTGATGGTGCCGAGCTGGGCCCTGCCGAgctgagggtgctgggggcaAGGGGGGAGCGCGGCTGCATCCTGCATGCCAGCAAGGGGACACCCGGGAAGATGGCACAGCCCCACTCTGGGACAGGCACCCAGCACCCTCCCACCCATGTCCcgtgggggcaggaggagggagaaaacacTGGGGGAGGCAAAACAGCCACAAAGGCCCCCGCAGCACCCACTGAGCCCCTGTCCCCCATGAAACACCCCCCACAAAACACCCCCCACATCCCCACGCAAAGTCACCACGCGGCTCTATTTGCAGCTTTTAGGTTAAAAATGTACATCCAGGCGCTCAACGTACAAACATTTACAACTGTTTACAAATGTACAAAACTGGATCGAATGTAAACCAAAGGTGCCGGAGGCAGAGATTCACCGGGGCCCAAAAGGCATGGGGGCCCGGGCGCTCGCAGCACGCTCACCTGCAGCACGGCCCCCCCTGCCCACATGCACTGCCCTTGCACACCCATGCACAGTGCCTGCCCCTTGCACACCCACGTGCACTGTCCTTTGCACGCCCACGTGCACTGCCTGCCCCTTGCACACCCATGTGCACTGTCCCTTGCACGCTCACGTgcactgcctccccccccacacccacacGTGCTCGCTGCCCCTTGCACACCCAGCCCCACGGGTGCTGTGCCCTTGTGCACCCCACCAGCCCCGGGGCAAGGCTAGGACACCCCGAGGCTGCGCTGAGCTGTCCCGTGAGGGTGGAGGGAACCCCGCACCCCAcgcccacccccagcccagccacaTTGGAGAAAATTCCCTTTTCTGAGCCCGATTCACATTGTGGTGGCCGGAGCAAGAGGGGGGAGGCTGTGTCCCCTCTGGGAGTGGGCTCTGTCGGGGTAACCCCATCCCTCCCACTGCGGGGACCCTGCAGCATGGCCAGGGGGAGCCAGGGGCACCCCCCGCTCCAAGGCTGCCTTTGTTTCTATTTGGAGAGCGCAGATAAACCCGCAGCCCCCCCACGCCCGCAGAGGTCGCGTACTGAGCTGGCGATAAGATAATGGGCTCAAACGCAGCAAAAACAGGTCCCTGCCCTGGCCCCTTCCCCTGGCAGCGGCCGGGgcagggtgggtgggggtggTCCTGCAGCAGGAGCCCCCAAGAACAGGCTGGACGCGCCGTGGGGCCGGGGGAAAGGTGGCTGGGGACCTGCCAGTCTTGGGGCCGGGCAGActctgctcctgccccagtgcccctccatcagcccctgcccaggCACGTCAGCCCGTGCCGGCAGCCCGCATCCATCTGCGCCAGCATCCTGCCTCGCCTCCGCGAGCATCCCCGGacaccccagccccagcgccgGTCCAAGATAACCCTGAGAGGGCAcagggtgggctgggggctgcccggccccggtGGCTCCCCCGGGACAGTGGGAGGGGTCAGGatggtgctggtgccggtgccggggctcGGCAGGTGGAGTTGGCCGCAGGAGGGTGCGAGTTCACAGCATCTGGGTTGGGGGGGTGGATGGTGGTGCCGATGGTGTAGTCGGCCGGCTGcgagggacagacagacagatggcaGGTAGTGAGCCAGGGGGGTCTCAGGGAGACCCCAGGGCACCCGCCCCCAAAAAATACCTCCCCCATCTCTTACATGGCGTCGGAAGAGCCTCTGCAGAAGGCTCCGCTTGGGGGGCTCGGGTAGCTGCCTCCAGTCCAGGTCGGGGGAGCGGGTCCCGCTGGGTCCGAACACATTGAGGTCCTTGAAGCACTCGGTCTCGATCATCTGGGGGGGTTGGGTCACCGGGGGGACAGGCATGGGcagccccggcggcgctgcagcagggcaggaccCCCCCTGTGCCCCATGCCCCCAGTACCTCGTTCTGCCAGGGGATGGAGACGCTGCCGGTGGCGAACTTGGCGTAGAAATCGTTGTCGGTTTGGTCCAGGTTGACACCCTTCACCGTCGAGAACTGCTCGATGTCCAGCACATCCTTGCAATAAAccgcccggggctgcgggagccAGAGAGCTGTcagcggggggagcggggctcgCCCCCCGCAGCGGGTGcccgcccctgccctgccccttaCGTCCGGCACGAAGGAGGGCGTCATGACGCCGGCCTCCAGGCGCTTGAAGTTGATGGCCCTGAAGAAGGGATGGCGCTTCACCTCGGCCGCCCCATCAGCCCCGCAGCCCAGCCGCTGCTTGGGGTCCTTggccaggagctggggagggggacgggtGGTCACGGCGGGGGGATAGAGCCAGCGCCGACCCCCGCGGGGACCAGCCGCTCCCCAGCTCACCATCTTGCAGATGGCCTGAGCATCCTCGCTGAACTTGTCCGAGTACAGCTCCTGGTCCTCCTGCACCcgcttctccacctcctcccgcTTCACCCGCTCCTTGCGGGCACGGAAGGGCGACTGCCCCTCAATCATCTCGTACACCAGGCAGCCCAGACCCCACCAGTCGGGGCTGAAGGTGTAGCGCTCGTTGTTGATCACCTCCGGAGCTGCGAGGCACGGCCCCAAACCCATCAGCGGCCAGGCACGCCGTGGCACGGGGACCCCCGGGCCAGCCCGGCCAGTGCAGCCCCCCACGCTCACCCATGTAGCCGACGGTGCCCACGCGGCCGCGGATGGTCTCGCCCTCGGGGATTTTGATAGCCAGCCCCAGGTCGGAGATCCTGATGtggcctggggcagggagggggtgagGACATTGTCCCAGGGAAGGTGCCCTGCATGGAGGGCAGCATCCCAGGGAAGGGCCACCCCACATCGCTGCATGTTGTCCCCAAAACACAGCCAGAGACCCCCCAGGAGGCACGCGAAGACTCATCCCCAAAGCCAAGAGCAGGGGTGGAGCCAGACCCAGTAGCTCCCTCCTCACCATCATCATCCAGCAGGATGTTCTCCGGCTTCAGGTCCCTGcagggacagacagatggacagctCAGCACGGAGCAGTCCCATCCAGCCGCCCCACTGGCCCTGTGCCCACGCCCCGCTCACCGGTAGACGATGCCCTCCTGGTGCAGGTGCTGGAGCCCGCAGCAGATCTCTGCCGCATAGAAAACCACGCGCTCGTCCTCGAAGCCGGGGTTGCCCATGTTGTAGATGTGGAACTTGAGGTCGCCCCCGTTCATGATGGTCAGCACCAGGCAGAGCGCGTCCTTCGTCTCGTAGGCGTACGCCAGGCTCACCTACGCGCCCACCCCATCCATCAGCgctggccccggccccccccgctccccggccccccaGGAGAGGACCACACGCACCACAAACCGGCTGTTGACCTTCTCCAGGATCTGCTTCTCATTCAGGGCCATCGCCTCCCCTTTCCGCTTCTTGATCCGCTTCTTCTCCAGCTTCTTGCAGGCGTACATCTTCCCCGTGGCCCGCACCTGGCAGGCGCACACCTTGGGGGGGGATGGCAGCGGGGTGAGCCCCTGCCAGCCCACCATcgcccccccctccttcccctgtgGCTGTACCTCTCCGAAACCACCCTTGCCCAGGATCCGGTACTGCCGAAACGTGTCCT from Aptenodytes patagonicus chromosome 24, bAptPat1.pri.cur, whole genome shotgun sequence encodes:
- the LOC143170564 gene encoding G protein-coupled receptor kinase 5-like; this translates as MELENIVANTVLLKAREGGGGKRKGRSKKWREILRFPHVSQCDELRKGLEQDYGSLCQKQPIGRLLFRQFCETRPELLRCIRFLDAVADYELSPDEKRKEMGEEIICRFLKQESLDFLPEVGQPHASRCLQDLQKSPCKDLFSSCLRPLHEYLSADPFADYQDSMYFDRFLQWKYLERQSVTKDTFRQYRILGKGGFGEVCACQVRATGKMYACKKLEKKRIKKRKGEAMALNEKQILEKVNSRFVVSLAYAYETKDALCLVLTIMNGGDLKFHIYNMGNPGFEDERVVFYAAEICCGLQHLHQEGIVYRDLKPENILLDDDGHIRISDLGLAIKIPEGETIRGRVGTVGYMAPEVINNERYTFSPDWWGLGCLVYEMIEGQSPFRARKERVKREEVEKRVQEDQELYSDKFSEDAQAICKMLLAKDPKQRLGCGADGAAEVKRHPFFRAINFKRLEAGVMTPSFVPDPRAVYCKDVLDIEQFSTVKGVNLDQTDNDFYAKFATGSVSIPWQNEMIETECFKDLNVFGPSGTRSPDLDWRQLPEPPKRSLLQRLFRRHPADYTIGTTIHPPNPDAVNSHPPAANSTCRAPAPAPAPS